From Pontibacter actiniarum, a single genomic window includes:
- a CDS encoding DNA-3-methyladenine glycosylase has product MKLPKSFYTRPDVVQLAQELLGKYVYTCVDGMLTGGMIVETEAYAGENDRACHAHMNRRTRRTEIMYHEGGVAYVYLVYGMYHLFNIITNKQDKADAVLVRAIEPEVGVEEMLLRRGMQSIKPNLTAGPGVLSISLGIDKKLYGADLTGSTIWLEDKNVTLPPESIATGPRVGIDYAGEDALLPWRFWVKDSKWVSKKR; this is encoded by the coding sequence TTGAAGCTCCCGAAATCATTTTACACCCGCCCGGACGTGGTGCAGCTGGCACAGGAACTGCTGGGCAAGTACGTGTACACCTGTGTGGACGGCATGCTGACCGGCGGCATGATTGTAGAGACGGAGGCGTACGCCGGAGAGAACGACAGGGCCTGCCATGCCCACATGAACCGCCGCACCCGCCGCACCGAGATCATGTACCACGAAGGCGGTGTGGCTTATGTATACCTGGTGTACGGCATGTACCACCTGTTCAACATCATCACCAACAAGCAAGATAAAGCCGATGCTGTGCTCGTGCGGGCCATAGAGCCAGAGGTAGGGGTGGAGGAGATGCTGCTTCGGCGGGGGATGCAAAGTATAAAACCCAACCTGACCGCCGGCCCCGGTGTGCTGAGCATCTCACTGGGCATTGACAAAAAGCTCTACGGCGCCGACCTAACGGGCAGTACCATTTGGCTGGAAGACAAAAATGTAACGTTGCCCCCCGAAAGCATCGCCACCGGCCCCCGCGTTGGCATAGACTACGCCGGTGAGGATGCGCTGCTGCCATGGCGCTTCTGGGTGAAGGATAGCAAATGGGTGAGTAAAAAACGGTAG
- a CDS encoding GNAT family N-acetyltransferase, whose protein sequence is MLAGIENITIKHLHEVPEHFDTVANWIYNQWWKKPGNTEEVVKAPLREHLQGKGFPATLIALDKGVPVGSVLLLESDGVDELPELTPWLAALYVAPQYRRQGVGPQLVQALEQHAAQLGFGQLYLVATDRVDFYLDLGWQVHLKLVGNTGITIMQKSPGRP, encoded by the coding sequence ATGTTGGCAGGAATAGAGAACATAACAATTAAGCACCTGCACGAAGTGCCTGAGCATTTCGACACGGTAGCCAACTGGATCTACAACCAATGGTGGAAGAAGCCCGGCAATACGGAGGAGGTCGTAAAGGCGCCCCTGCGCGAGCACCTGCAGGGCAAGGGCTTTCCCGCCACGCTGATAGCACTGGATAAGGGCGTGCCTGTAGGGTCGGTGCTGCTGCTGGAGAGCGACGGCGTGGACGAGCTACCCGAACTGACACCCTGGCTGGCGGCCTTATACGTAGCCCCGCAGTACCGCAGGCAGGGCGTGGGGCCACAGCTGGTACAGGCCCTGGAGCAGCATGCCGCTCAGCTCGGCTTCGGGCAGCTATACCTGGTGGCAACAGACCGCGTCGATTTTTACCTGGACCTGGGCTGGCAGGTGCACTTAAAACTGGTCGGCAACACCGGCATCACCATCATGCAGAAGAGCCCCGGCAGACCTTAA
- a CDS encoding TonB-dependent receptor plug domain-containing protein — translation MAQFSFLNVWLCACLSGIATSAAAQQDTTQHQLRTVEVFGKPAEVFAAGSRVVQVDSTFLSTYSSSSLAEALQARSPIYFKSYGASGISSVSFRGTNASQTAVLWNGLNISPATLGLTDFSTLPLSGLGEVALQHGSAAAMYGSGAIGGAVLLNSPKYKTRGLGGDVKLEAGSFGRYFGSGSIGYSGRKFSYGLSAYGHITENNFKFKDLSRYKAPEVREEHAAVEQRGFTQDLRWHLSPKTEVAVHGWYTFSDRELQPAMGSANTNSRQLDESLRLMAELQHQSQLGQTSVKAAFFNDYLHFTDLSNNSKAEVGTYQLQAEQTYTHGARWSLRGGVNLQRFVAENDGYEAQADENRAALFALFRYDPVQPLQLTLNLRQALVEGFNPPPTPALGFNWKFFNSNRHQVSLKGNTSGSYRVPTLNDRFWVGAGNPELRPEQGWNHELGLRHVLVQGNTLLLQTEATAYYMLVDDWIQWAPGAGDVWRPTNLHKVESKGVEVSTTATATLAGVKLNSTAAYTYTSSEQVEVYEGSGDKGKQLMYVPRHKAIFSTEAAYRNWTLLGNLNYTGLRYTSNSETTSLDSFLLLHLALTRKLQLGQNSLLLTLRSDNVTNAAYQTMVSRAMPPRGYTFSIRFIIP, via the coding sequence TTGGCTCAATTCTCTTTCCTGAATGTATGGCTTTGCGCCTGCCTGAGTGGCATTGCTACCAGCGCAGCGGCGCAACAAGACACTACGCAGCACCAGTTGCGCACTGTAGAGGTTTTCGGCAAGCCTGCCGAAGTGTTTGCCGCCGGCAGCCGCGTGGTGCAGGTAGACAGCACCTTTCTGAGCACCTACAGCTCCAGCTCACTGGCTGAGGCACTGCAGGCACGCTCCCCGATCTACTTTAAGAGCTACGGTGCCAGCGGCATCTCCTCAGTATCGTTTCGGGGGACAAACGCCTCCCAAACGGCTGTGCTCTGGAACGGCCTCAACATCTCCCCTGCCACTTTAGGCCTGACCGATTTCTCCACCCTGCCCCTCAGCGGCCTTGGCGAAGTGGCCCTGCAGCACGGCTCTGCGGCGGCTATGTATGGCAGCGGGGCCATCGGCGGGGCAGTGCTGCTCAACTCCCCCAAGTATAAAACACGTGGGCTGGGAGGCGACGTGAAGCTGGAGGCGGGTAGCTTTGGCCGGTACTTCGGCAGCGGCAGCATAGGGTACAGCGGCAGGAAGTTCTCCTACGGCCTCAGTGCCTACGGCCACATAACCGAGAATAACTTTAAGTTCAAAGACCTTAGCCGGTACAAAGCTCCGGAAGTACGGGAGGAGCATGCGGCGGTGGAGCAGCGTGGCTTTACCCAAGACCTGCGCTGGCACCTGTCCCCTAAAACAGAGGTGGCCGTGCACGGCTGGTACACTTTCTCCGACCGGGAGCTGCAGCCGGCCATGGGCTCGGCCAACACCAACTCCAGGCAACTCGACGAAAGCCTGCGCCTGATGGCAGAGCTGCAGCACCAGAGCCAACTGGGCCAGACAAGCGTGAAAGCGGCTTTCTTTAATGATTACCTGCACTTCACCGACCTTAGCAATAACTCCAAAGCAGAGGTGGGCACCTACCAGCTGCAGGCAGAGCAGACATACACCCACGGAGCGCGCTGGAGCCTGCGTGGCGGCGTGAACCTGCAGCGGTTTGTGGCAGAGAACGACGGCTATGAGGCGCAGGCAGACGAAAACCGCGCCGCCCTGTTTGCCCTCTTCCGCTACGACCCGGTGCAGCCGCTGCAACTAACGCTTAACCTGCGGCAGGCGCTGGTAGAGGGGTTTAACCCGCCGCCAACGCCCGCCCTGGGCTTCAACTGGAAATTCTTCAACAGCAATCGGCACCAGGTTTCCCTCAAGGGCAACACCAGCGGCAGCTACCGCGTGCCCACCCTCAACGACCGCTTCTGGGTTGGGGCAGGCAACCCGGAACTGCGCCCCGAGCAGGGCTGGAACCACGAGCTGGGCCTGCGCCACGTGCTGGTACAGGGCAACACGCTGTTGCTGCAGACCGAGGCCACTGCCTACTACATGCTGGTGGACGACTGGATACAGTGGGCACCGGGTGCAGGCGACGTATGGCGGCCAACCAACCTGCACAAAGTGGAGAGCAAGGGCGTTGAGGTCAGCACGACTGCCACGGCTACGCTGGCCGGGGTAAAGCTCAACAGCACGGCCGCTTATACTTACACCTCCTCTGAGCAGGTGGAGGTGTACGAGGGCAGCGGCGACAAAGGCAAGCAGCTCATGTACGTGCCGCGCCACAAGGCTATTTTCTCTACGGAGGCGGCCTACCGTAACTGGACGCTGCTTGGCAACCTGAACTATACCGGGCTGCGCTACACCAGCAACTCCGAAACCACCAGCCTCGACAGCTTCCTGCTCCTGCACCTGGCCCTGACCCGGAAGCTGCAGCTCGGGCAGAACTCGCTGCTGCTCACGCTCCGCTCAGACAATGTGACCAACGCTGCCTACCAGACCATGGTGTCCCGGGCTATGCCTCCGCGTGGCTATACCTTCAGCATTCGCTTTATCATCCCTTAA
- a CDS encoding DUF2798 domain-containing protein, whose translation MKRVAIKPQLRRRLLLIAITSLLLASALELYTFGLHADFPGRWLRSFFVFFVMISVTVLAIVPGVNYGVAKVWRK comes from the coding sequence ATGAAAAGAGTCGCCATAAAACCGCAGCTGCGCCGCAGGCTGCTGCTTATCGCCATCACAAGCCTGCTGCTGGCATCGGCGCTGGAGCTGTATACCTTCGGCCTGCACGCCGACTTTCCGGGCCGGTGGCTGCGCAGTTTCTTTGTATTTTTCGTGATGATCTCTGTAACGGTGCTGGCGATCGTGCCCGGAGTGAATTACGGCGTGGCGAAGGTGTGGAGGAAATAA
- a CDS encoding YncE family protein, with the protein MRKLNSFRSFFLAATLAIGSFAFSSCNDDNDGPSGAYAEDGVFVVNEGNFTNSNASISFYNNNTAQVEQQVFETTNGRFLGDVAQYMTIYGDRAFIVVNNSNKMEVVNAATFKSVGAVESLNQPRYFAALNNDKGYVTEWLNYDPTTFVYPTGRISVVDLSTYTVTKTIDVGVQPEQLAVVGGKLYVVNQGSNTVSVINTATDAVEKTIPVADYPTSIAVDAANNLWVLSSGNKVYANYPEVDPAQSTAGALTKLNGANGAVLGTYTFPDVAASASQLVLNGPKNKLYYIYDGKVYQQDVNAESLSHSAVVERSFYGLGVDPDNGYIYGGEKNGFTGDGTVYVYRPDGTQVTSFKVGIGPNGFVFN; encoded by the coding sequence ATGAGAAAATTAAACTCTTTCCGCAGCTTTTTTCTGGCTGCCACGCTGGCAATCGGTTCTTTTGCCTTCAGCAGTTGCAACGATGACAACGACGGCCCAAGCGGTGCCTATGCCGAGGATGGCGTCTTTGTTGTAAACGAGGGTAACTTCACAAACTCGAATGCTTCTATTTCCTTCTACAACAACAATACAGCCCAGGTAGAGCAGCAGGTTTTCGAAACTACAAACGGTCGTTTTCTTGGTGATGTGGCTCAGTACATGACCATCTATGGAGACCGTGCCTTTATCGTGGTTAACAACAGCAATAAGATGGAAGTGGTGAACGCTGCCACGTTTAAAAGTGTGGGAGCAGTAGAAAGCCTGAATCAGCCGCGCTACTTTGCAGCGTTAAACAACGACAAAGGCTACGTTACAGAGTGGCTCAACTATGACCCGACCACCTTCGTGTACCCTACCGGCCGCATTTCCGTGGTAGACCTGAGCACTTACACCGTTACCAAAACCATCGACGTAGGCGTGCAGCCGGAGCAATTGGCCGTGGTAGGCGGCAAGCTTTATGTGGTAAACCAGGGCAGCAACACCGTTTCCGTTATCAACACAGCGACAGACGCGGTGGAGAAGACCATACCGGTGGCCGACTATCCAACCAGCATCGCCGTAGACGCCGCCAATAACCTGTGGGTACTGAGCAGCGGCAACAAAGTTTACGCCAATTACCCAGAGGTAGACCCTGCACAAAGCACTGCCGGCGCATTAACCAAACTCAACGGTGCAAACGGCGCCGTACTCGGCACCTATACCTTCCCGGATGTAGCGGCATCTGCAAGCCAGCTGGTGCTGAACGGCCCCAAGAACAAGCTCTACTATATCTACGACGGCAAAGTGTATCAGCAGGACGTAAACGCCGAGAGCCTTAGCCACTCCGCTGTTGTTGAGCGCAGCTTCTACGGCCTGGGCGTTGACCCGGACAACGGCTATATCTATGGCGGTGAGAAGAACGGCTTTACCGGCGACGGCACCGTGTATGTGTACCGCCCGGACGGCACGCAGGTGACCAGCTTTAAGGTTGGCATTGGCCCGAATGGCTTCGTCTTTAACTAG